A stretch of Brevundimonas naejangsanensis DNA encodes these proteins:
- a CDS encoding thiamine phosphate synthase, protein MVLSDTLAEEARTLWETAQALAESVAPRAGPVSPRPLPPLLFFTDPTRTPRPWETAARLPAGAGVVFRAFGAADAVETGLRLREATRRAGVLLLVGLDAALAERIEADGVHLPERALSAAYALSGRRPDWLLTGAAHSRQAVRGARDLHALVLSPVFPAGGASAARPALGIEGFAALAAEAPCPAYALGGITARNAAALRDSGACGLAGVEAIQAAFSSP, encoded by the coding sequence ATGGTCCTGTCTGACACCCTGGCCGAAGAGGCGCGCACCCTGTGGGAGACGGCCCAGGCCCTGGCCGAATCTGTAGCCCCCCGCGCGGGGCCTGTCAGCCCGCGCCCCCTGCCGCCCCTGCTCTTCTTCACCGACCCGACGCGCACGCCGCGCCCGTGGGAGACGGCGGCGCGCCTGCCCGCCGGCGCCGGCGTGGTGTTCCGCGCCTTCGGGGCCGCCGACGCGGTGGAGACGGGCCTGCGCCTGCGCGAGGCGACGCGCCGGGCGGGGGTCCTGCTGCTGGTCGGCCTGGACGCGGCCCTGGCCGAGCGGATCGAGGCCGACGGGGTGCACCTGCCCGAGCGGGCCCTGTCGGCGGCCTACGCCCTGTCGGGACGGCGGCCGGACTGGCTGCTGACCGGGGCGGCCCATTCGCGTCAGGCCGTGCGGGGCGCGCGCGACCTGCACGCCCTGGTGCTGTCGCCCGTCTTCCCGGCGGGCGGCGCCTCGGCGGCCAGGCCGGCCCTGGGGATCGAGGGATTCGCCGCCCTGGCTGCCGAGGCCCCCTGCCCGGCCTATGCGCTAGGCGGGATCACGGCCCGCAACGCAGCGGCGCTGCGCGATTCGGGCGCGTGCGGGCTGGCGGGGGTGGAGGCGATCCAGGCGGCCTTCTCCTCCCCATAA
- a CDS encoding LolA family protein — protein MTVSRRAFGLGSAVVLALAAAPALAQSTLSAEDQAVLRRAQTYLTGLTSAQGTFVETGPNNQRRAGRFWLQRPGKMRFEYTDPAGLLVVADGSNVSRWDPRLNVFRQAPLGQTPLSTFLAREVRLDQGVRIDRVTRMDSGAFAITARDARRPNEGSVILAFAGSPMRLQEWTITDAQGSRTRVQLTTLQPASGLAANLFQLRDPTRRARRD, from the coding sequence ATGACCGTTTCCCGCCGCGCCTTCGGCCTCGGCTCCGCCGTCGTCCTGGCGCTCGCCGCCGCCCCTGCACTGGCCCAGTCGACGCTGTCGGCCGAGGATCAGGCCGTGCTGCGCCGGGCCCAGACCTATCTGACCGGCCTGACTAGCGCCCAGGGCACCTTCGTCGAGACCGGGCCGAACAATCAGCGCCGTGCCGGCCGCTTCTGGCTACAACGTCCCGGCAAGATGCGCTTCGAATACACTGACCCCGCCGGCCTGCTGGTCGTGGCCGACGGCTCGAACGTCAGCCGATGGGATCCGCGCCTGAACGTCTTCCGCCAGGCGCCGCTGGGCCAGACCCCGCTGTCGACCTTCCTGGCGCGCGAGGTCCGCCTGGACCAGGGCGTGCGCATCGATCGCGTCACCCGCATGGACTCCGGCGCCTTCGCCATCACCGCCCGCGACGCCCGCCGCCCCAACGAGGGCTCGGTCATCCTGGCCTTCGCCGGCTCGCCGATGCGGCTGCAGGAATGGACCATCACCGACGCGCAAGGGTCCCGCACCCGGGTGCAGCTGACCACGCTGCAGCCCGCTTCGGGCCTGGCCGCCAACCTGTTCCAGCTGCGCGATCCGACCCGCCGCGCGCGCCGCGACTGA
- the gcvA gene encoding transcriptional regulator GcvA, with protein MSERRPTPPLVALRAFDAAARLGSFREAAEELGVTPGAVSRHIKALEMRLGLRLFDRFNRSVRLTADGRRLAQGVADAFERLEAALDAVRPGRSRQLRISALPSLAGKWLSPRLHRFSEANPDLDLIVFAEDRLADLSNGEADVALRYGEGPYPGQVARRLMSERLIPVCVPSFVAGRRLNRPADLLDAVLIHETWHDLPFADRMGWKAWFESAGVDDPRVRHLRGPHFSHSHLALEAALSGRGVALTSAPLAADDLREGRLIQPVDHALTNNLAYWAVVLPERADEPKLRRFLNWIEAEARDDPGVG; from the coding sequence ATGAGCGAGCGTCGCCCGACCCCGCCGCTGGTGGCGCTTCGGGCGTTCGACGCCGCCGCCCGCCTGGGCAGCTTCCGCGAGGCGGCCGAGGAGTTGGGCGTCACCCCCGGCGCCGTCAGCCGCCACATCAAGGCGCTGGAGATGCGGCTGGGCCTGCGCCTGTTCGACCGCTTCAACCGCTCGGTGCGGCTGACCGCCGACGGCCGGCGCCTGGCCCAGGGCGTGGCCGACGCCTTCGAGCGGCTGGAGGCGGCGCTGGACGCCGTGCGCCCGGGCCGGTCGCGCCAGCTGCGCATCTCGGCCCTGCCGTCGCTGGCCGGCAAATGGCTGTCGCCGCGCCTGCATCGCTTCAGCGAGGCCAATCCCGACCTGGACCTGATCGTCTTCGCCGAGGACCGTCTGGCCGACCTGTCCAACGGCGAGGCCGACGTGGCTCTGCGCTACGGCGAAGGCCCCTATCCGGGCCAGGTGGCGCGGCGGCTGATGAGCGAGCGGCTGATCCCCGTCTGCGTCCCGTCCTTCGTCGCCGGGCGCCGGTTGAACCGGCCCGCCGACCTGCTCGACGCCGTGCTGATCCACGAGACCTGGCACGACCTGCCGTTCGCCGACCGCATGGGGTGGAAGGCCTGGTTCGAGAGCGCGGGGGTCGATGATCCGCGCGTGCGTCACCTGCGTGGTCCGCACTTCAGCCACAGCCACCTGGCGCTGGAGGCGGCCCTGTCGGGGCGCGGGGTGGCCCTGACCTCGGCGCCCCTGGCCGCCGACGACCTGCGCGAGGGGCGGCTGATCCAGCCGGTCGACCACGCCCTGACTAACAACCTGGCCTATTGGGCGGTGGTCCTGCCGGAGCGGGCGGACGAGCCCAAGCTGCGCCGGTTCCTCAACTGGATCGAGGCCGAGGCGCGCGACGATCCCGGCGTCGGGTGA
- a CDS encoding response regulator transcription factor, with product MRTPKTILIIDDDDDLREALAEQLALHEEFRPAQAATATDGVRQAKEARADLILLDVDLPDMDGREACRLIRKAGVSTPVIMLTAQSSDSDAILGLDSGANDYVTKPFRFAVLLARIRAHLRSHEQSEDAVFQVGPYEFRPASKLMVDDKGKKVRLTEKETNILKYLYRAGAKPVSREELLTEVWGYNAGVTTHTLETHIYRLRQKIEAEPGQARLLLTDAGGYRLQP from the coding sequence ATGCGCACGCCCAAGACGATCCTGATCATCGATGACGACGACGACCTGCGCGAGGCCTTGGCCGAGCAGTTGGCGCTTCACGAGGAATTTCGCCCGGCCCAGGCCGCGACGGCGACCGACGGCGTGCGCCAGGCCAAGGAGGCCCGCGCCGACCTGATCCTGCTCGACGTCGACCTGCCCGACATGGACGGCCGCGAGGCCTGCCGCCTGATCCGCAAGGCGGGCGTCTCGACCCCGGTCATCATGCTGACGGCGCAGTCGTCGGATTCCGACGCCATCCTGGGCCTCGACTCCGGCGCCAACGACTACGTCACGAAGCCCTTCCGCTTCGCCGTCCTGCTGGCCCGCATCCGCGCCCATCTGCGCAGCCACGAGCAGTCCGAGGACGCCGTCTTCCAGGTCGGCCCCTATGAGTTCCGCCCGGCCTCCAAGCTGATGGTCGACGACAAGGGCAAGAAGGTCCGGCTGACCGAGAAGGAAACCAACATCCTCAAATACCTCTATCGCGCCGGGGCCAAGCCGGTGTCGCGCGAGGAGTTGCTGACCGAGGTGTGGGGCTACAACGCCGGGGTCACCACCCACACCCTGGAAACCCACATCTATCGCCTGCGTCAGAAGATCGAGGCCGAGCCGGGCCAGGCGCGGCTACTGCTGACCGACGCCGGCGGCTACCGCCTGCAACCGTGA
- the xth gene encoding exodeoxyribonuclease III, whose product MSLRIVTWNINSVRLRIDQVARFVAEHAPDVLCLQEIKCTADQFPRQAFIDMGLPYLRIGGQKGWHGVAIASRLPIVDSPKLDVCREGHARCVSAVVEGVEVQNFYIPAGGDLPDRALNPKFDHKMDFYERLTAEMKTRDRQRPLVLAGDFNIAPGENDVWNHRFMSKVVSHTPGEVETLYRLQDAGGFADVVRDQIPDPTKLASWWSYRAKDFRKSNRGLRLDHLWTSPGLTPAVVKGSARILDAVREWERPSDHAPVVMDLDV is encoded by the coding sequence ATGAGCCTTCGCATCGTCACCTGGAACATCAACTCGGTCCGCCTGCGCATCGATCAGGTCGCCCGTTTCGTCGCCGAACACGCCCCGGACGTCCTGTGCCTGCAGGAGATCAAATGCACCGCGGACCAGTTCCCGCGTCAGGCCTTCATCGACATGGGCCTGCCCTACCTGCGGATCGGCGGCCAGAAGGGGTGGCACGGGGTGGCCATCGCCAGCCGCCTGCCCATCGTCGACAGCCCCAAGCTGGACGTCTGCCGCGAGGGCCACGCCCGCTGCGTCTCGGCCGTGGTCGAAGGGGTGGAGGTGCAGAACTTCTACATCCCCGCCGGCGGAGACCTGCCGGATCGGGCGCTGAACCCCAAGTTCGATCACAAGATGGACTTCTATGAGCGGCTGACCGCCGAGATGAAGACCCGCGACCGCCAGCGGCCTCTGGTTCTGGCCGGCGACTTCAACATCGCGCCGGGCGAGAACGACGTCTGGAACCACCGCTTCATGTCCAAGGTGGTCAGCCACACCCCCGGCGAGGTCGAGACCCTGTATCGGCTTCAGGACGCGGGCGGTTTCGCCGATGTGGTGCGCGACCAGATCCCCGATCCGACCAAACTGGCCAGCTGGTGGAGCTATCGCGCCAAGGATTTCCGCAAGTCGAACCGAGGCCTGCGCCTGGATCACCTGTGGACCTCGCCCGGCCTGACGCCTGCCGTGGTCAAGGGCAGCGCCCGCATCCTGGACGCGGTGCGCGAATGGGAACGGCCCAGCGACCATGCGCCGGTCGTCATGGACCTGGACGTCTAG
- a CDS encoding YggS family pyridoxal phosphate-dependent enzyme: protein MTATNPASPAPSMVSSIADRFAEVRRRIVEAARAAGRDPASVVLTAVSKTQGDAALDAALAAGQRVFGENRVQEAKAHWGARRAALPDLELRLIGPLQTNKALEAVELFDVIETLDRERLAAALAAAMTRTGRRPRVLVQVNTGAEPQKAGVLPGEADALIAAARDVHGLAVEGLMCIPPADEDPAPHFARLAETAARNGLSVLSMGMSGDYETAIRLGATHVRVGSALFGERNQPPATS from the coding sequence ATGACCGCCACTAATCCCGCTTCCCCCGCCCCGTCCATGGTTTCGTCCATCGCCGACCGCTTCGCCGAGGTGCGTCGCCGCATCGTCGAGGCCGCGCGTGCGGCGGGCCGCGACCCGGCCTCGGTGGTCCTGACCGCCGTGTCCAAGACGCAGGGCGACGCGGCCCTCGACGCCGCCCTGGCGGCCGGGCAGCGGGTGTTCGGCGAGAACCGGGTGCAGGAGGCCAAGGCCCACTGGGGCGCCCGCCGCGCCGCCCTGCCGGATCTGGAGCTGCGCCTGATCGGCCCCTTGCAGACCAATAAGGCGCTCGAGGCGGTCGAGCTGTTCGATGTCATCGAGACCCTGGACCGCGAGCGCCTGGCCGCCGCCCTGGCCGCCGCCATGACCAGGACCGGGCGCCGTCCGCGCGTCCTCGTCCAGGTCAACACCGGGGCCGAGCCGCAGAAGGCGGGGGTCCTGCCCGGCGAGGCCGACGCCCTGATCGCCGCCGCGCGTGACGTCCACGGCCTGGCGGTCGAGGGACTGATGTGCATTCCCCCGGCCGACGAGGACCCCGCGCCCCACTTCGCCCGGCTGGCCGAGACGGCCGCGCGCAACGGCCTGTCGGTCCTGTCCATGGGGATGAGCGGTGACTATGAGACCGCCATTCGCCTGGGCGCGACCCATGTTAGGGTGGGTTCGGCCCTGTTCGGGGAACGAAATCAGCCCCCTGCGACCTCTTAG